In a single window of the Luteolibacter yonseiensis genome:
- a CDS encoding glycosyltransferase, whose protein sequence is MKIAMFTNTYLPHVGGVARSVKSLEEACRARGHEVRVIAPQVDDLESMPDVLRVPAIRNFNGSDFAVRLPIPMIVRDFMEEFQPDIIHSHHPFLLGDAALREAWKSRIPIVFTHHTLYERYTHYVPLDSDGLKRAAIQLATAYCNLCDLVIAPSESIAHLLEDRQVTTPVEIIPTGIDTESFGRGRNQRFRKRVGIPKSAVVIGHVGRLAEEKNLAYLAEAVAGCLEQSPEAVFLLVGEGEVLEGMLKTLAPFVDQGRIFHPGKQSGDDLADAYAAIDCFAFSSQSETQGMVLAEAMAAGTPVVALDGPGVREIMKDGENGILLDGDAPAEDFSQALLWIVGEEEFSKSCAAKARETAMEYDTEPCVDKMLRNYERLVSLYANHGDEERTQWDRMVSGIQIEWDLLVSKVTAATAAVIETPATEARLD, encoded by the coding sequence ATGAAAATCGCGATGTTTACGAACACCTACCTGCCGCATGTCGGCGGGGTCGCCCGTTCGGTGAAATCCCTGGAAGAAGCCTGTCGCGCGCGAGGACATGAAGTGCGGGTGATCGCGCCACAGGTGGACGATCTCGAATCCATGCCGGATGTCCTGCGGGTGCCGGCGATCCGCAACTTCAATGGCAGCGACTTCGCGGTGAGACTGCCGATCCCGATGATCGTGCGGGACTTCATGGAGGAATTCCAGCCCGACATCATCCACAGCCACCATCCGTTCCTGCTGGGGGACGCCGCGTTGCGCGAGGCCTGGAAATCCCGCATTCCGATCGTCTTCACCCATCACACCCTTTACGAACGTTACACGCATTACGTGCCCTTGGATTCTGATGGCCTCAAGCGTGCTGCCATCCAGCTTGCGACGGCGTATTGCAATCTCTGCGACCTCGTGATCGCGCCCAGCGAAAGCATCGCCCACCTGCTGGAGGACCGCCAGGTGACCACACCGGTGGAGATCATTCCCACGGGGATCGACACGGAGTCGTTCGGCCGGGGCCGCAACCAACGTTTCCGCAAACGCGTGGGGATTCCAAAGTCGGCGGTGGTCATCGGGCATGTGGGCCGTCTGGCCGAGGAAAAGAACCTGGCCTATCTCGCGGAGGCCGTGGCCGGTTGTCTTGAGCAATCTCCGGAAGCGGTTTTCCTTTTGGTCGGGGAAGGAGAGGTGTTGGAGGGAATGCTCAAGACCCTCGCCCCCTTCGTGGATCAGGGGCGGATCTTCCACCCCGGCAAGCAATCCGGCGACGATCTCGCGGATGCCTACGCGGCCATCGACTGCTTCGCATTCAGCTCGCAGAGCGAAACCCAGGGCATGGTGCTCGCCGAGGCGATGGCGGCGGGAACACCCGTCGTCGCGCTCGACGGGCCGGGTGTCCGGGAAATCATGAAAGACGGCGAAAATGGAATCCTGCTGGATGGGGATGCTCCTGCCGAAGACTTTTCCCAAGCCTTGCTATGGATCGTGGGGGAGGAGGAGTTCTCGAAATCCTGCGCCGCGAAGGCCCGCGAGACGGCGATGGAATACGATACCGAGCCGTGCGTGGACAAGATGCTGCGCAATTACGAAAGGCTGGTCTCCCTCTACGCGAACCACGGTGATGAGGAGAGGACCCAGTGGGACCGCATGGTGAGCGGCATCCAGATCGAGTGGGATCTGCTTGTTTCCAAAGTGACGGCCGCGACCGCCGCGGTGATCGAAACCCCAGCGACGGAGGCCCGCCTTGATTAG
- a CDS encoding endonuclease/exonuclease/phosphatase family protein has product MKSPAGEAGEPGLILIQIDGLARTQFERALEAGQLPFLRKLIRRKHFTLETFYAGVPSTTPAVQGEIFFGVRAAVPSFQFLRRSEGRDFRMYEADSANTIEEELLEKCPDPLLAGGHAYSNIYRAGAETRYCSRDFATSELFRRLHPLKLLVFGIIYLPKLLRMVVLSVIEFGLAIADALRGLYDREDVFKEITFVPARIAVCVVLREAIRFRVLLDIERGVRVIHANFLGYDEQAHRRGPDSAFAHWSLKAIDSAIRDIYKAAADSRYRDYELMVYSDHGQEKSTPYVKLHGRELDEALREVFATGPLAGTEIWSRKMSEFLGSTVDRYRQWFGASRKPPVSEAAPDPGSQIVVTAMGPVGHLYFPRIPEDGAMVGYARDLVQKARIPLVILPKGDGGVVRAFTRSGEWKLPEDRAEILGKDHPFLDEAADDLLALAAQPDAGDIVFSGWSPHEDPLTFPLENGAHGGPGSEETRGFLLVPDRIRRWHVSHLANTRQRVRGEDLRQIVMHYLGRDGKREEFVPEMAREVPTGTLRVMTYNIHSCVGIDSKIRPERIARVINHFDPDIVAVQEVDCHRPRSGGHDQAQLIADHLRMNHVFQTMLGENEERYGIAVFSKYPVEIVKAGLLTEAVPNRYREARGAIWVKLKQEGGGHIHLINTHFGLGKQERFQQLRALIGTGWLGSIPEEEPVVLCGDFNSGPRSKVFRMLTGLRDAQSQVHGFRPRPTFSSVNPVLRLDHVFVSKHFDVKSIEVPRTPTAVVASDHLPLCVELSLREPS; this is encoded by the coding sequence GTGAAATCCCCCGCTGGCGAGGCCGGAGAACCGGGGCTGATCCTGATCCAGATCGACGGTCTGGCCCGCACGCAGTTCGAGCGCGCGCTGGAGGCGGGGCAGTTGCCCTTCCTTCGTAAACTGATCCGGCGGAAACATTTCACATTGGAGACCTTTTACGCGGGTGTGCCATCCACGACACCGGCGGTGCAAGGGGAGATCTTTTTCGGCGTGCGCGCGGCGGTTCCGAGCTTCCAGTTCCTGCGCCGGTCGGAGGGGAGGGATTTCCGGATGTATGAAGCCGATTCCGCGAACACGATCGAGGAGGAGTTGTTGGAAAAATGCCCCGACCCTCTGCTTGCCGGGGGGCACGCCTATTCGAATATCTATCGCGCGGGTGCGGAGACGCGCTATTGTTCCAGGGACTTCGCCACCAGCGAGCTGTTCCGGCGGCTGCATCCCTTGAAGCTGCTGGTGTTCGGCATCATCTATCTGCCGAAGCTGCTGCGCATGGTTGTGCTTTCGGTGATCGAGTTCGGCCTTGCGATCGCGGATGCCCTCAGAGGGTTGTATGACAGGGAAGACGTCTTCAAGGAGATCACCTTCGTCCCGGCACGCATCGCCGTTTGCGTGGTGCTCAGGGAGGCGATCCGTTTCAGGGTCCTGCTGGACATCGAGCGGGGCGTCAGGGTCATTCATGCGAATTTCCTCGGTTATGACGAGCAGGCCCACCGGCGCGGGCCGGACTCCGCCTTCGCCCACTGGTCCTTGAAGGCCATCGACAGCGCGATCCGTGACATCTACAAGGCGGCCGCCGACTCGCGCTACCGGGATTACGAACTGATGGTTTACTCGGACCACGGTCAGGAGAAATCCACACCCTATGTGAAGCTGCACGGCCGCGAGCTGGACGAAGCCCTGCGCGAGGTGTTCGCGACGGGTCCGCTGGCCGGCACGGAGATATGGAGCCGCAAGATGTCCGAGTTCCTTGGCAGCACGGTGGACCGCTACCGGCAGTGGTTCGGTGCTTCCCGGAAGCCGCCGGTTTCCGAAGCCGCGCCGGATCCGGGGAGCCAGATCGTCGTGACGGCGATGGGGCCGGTGGGACACCTGTATTTTCCCCGCATTCCGGAGGACGGGGCGATGGTGGGTTATGCCAGGGATCTTGTTCAAAAGGCACGGATTCCGTTGGTGATCCTGCCCAAGGGTGATGGTGGTGTTGTCCGGGCTTTCACCCGCAGTGGTGAGTGGAAGTTGCCGGAAGACCGGGCGGAGATACTGGGGAAGGATCATCCGTTCCTGGACGAGGCCGCGGATGACCTGCTCGCCCTGGCCGCCCAACCGGATGCGGGAGACATCGTGTTCAGCGGCTGGAGCCCCCACGAGGATCCGCTGACATTTCCCTTGGAGAATGGTGCCCATGGCGGTCCGGGTTCGGAGGAGACGAGGGGATTCCTCCTGGTTCCGGACCGCATCCGGCGGTGGCATGTTTCCCACCTTGCCAATACCCGCCAGAGGGTGAGGGGAGAGGATCTGAGGCAGATCGTCATGCATTACCTCGGCCGGGACGGGAAGCGGGAGGAGTTCGTGCCGGAAATGGCGAGGGAGGTGCCGACCGGCACACTCCGCGTGATGACCTACAACATCCACAGTTGCGTGGGCATCGACAGCAAGATCCGCCCGGAGCGGATCGCCAGGGTGATCAATCATTTCGACCCGGACATCGTGGCGGTGCAGGAGGTGGACTGCCATCGTCCCCGCAGCGGCGGGCACGACCAGGCCCAGCTCATCGCGGATCACCTGAGGATGAACCATGTGTTCCAGACGATGCTGGGCGAGAATGAGGAACGCTATGGCATCGCGGTTTTTTCGAAATACCCGGTCGAGATCGTCAAGGCGGGGTTGCTGACCGAAGCCGTCCCCAACCGTTACCGTGAAGCCCGCGGAGCCATCTGGGTGAAGTTGAAACAAGAGGGGGGCGGGCACATCCATCTCATCAACACCCATTTCGGTTTGGGAAAACAGGAACGTTTCCAACAACTGCGGGCTCTCATCGGCACCGGATGGCTGGGCTCGATTCCCGAGGAAGAACCCGTTGTCTTGTGCGGTGACTTCAATTCGGGACCTAGATCGAAGGTCTTCCGGATGCTTACAGGACTGCGTGACGCCCAGTCGCAGGTCCATGGGTTCCGTCCGCGGCCCACCTTCTCCTCGGTGAATCCGGTGCTCAGGCTCGACCATGTGTTCGTCAGCAAACACTTCGACGTGAAATCCATCGAGGTCCCGAGGACGCCGACAGCGGTGGTTGCTTCCGACCACCTCCCCTTGTGCGTGGAACTCTCACTCCGGGAACCGTCATGA
- a CDS encoding TVP38/TMEM64 family protein — MKLWSEIRRHWGKLLVFLVLAAACGWLFTEGGKETREMLTEQVRNLPAFWFIVAYALLPVAGVPLSPLLVLAGVKFGFWQGMAVAAAGIFIHHVIAYHLVHGGLRRRVSERLERSSYSIPTPDAKNHVWFTAVFASVHGPPYAIKLYLLALTEVSFRVYLWVGAPVYIIFCVVPVGAGSSAISVNPLWLYGGLAAVMLLAFLGKWLGKSMSK, encoded by the coding sequence ATGAAGCTCTGGAGCGAGATACGGCGCCACTGGGGCAAGCTGCTGGTATTCCTCGTCCTGGCGGCGGCATGTGGCTGGCTGTTCACGGAGGGAGGAAAAGAAACCAGGGAAATGCTCACCGAACAGGTGAGGAACCTGCCCGCGTTCTGGTTCATCGTCGCCTACGCGCTGCTTCCTGTGGCGGGGGTTCCGCTCAGTCCTCTGCTGGTGCTGGCGGGAGTGAAGTTCGGGTTTTGGCAGGGAATGGCCGTCGCAGCGGCCGGAATTTTCATCCACCATGTCATCGCCTATCATCTGGTGCATGGCGGGCTGAGGAGGCGGGTGAGCGAACGTCTGGAGAGAAGCAGCTATTCCATCCCCACCCCGGACGCGAAAAACCATGTCTGGTTCACCGCTGTCTTCGCGTCGGTGCACGGTCCACCCTATGCGATCAAACTCTACCTGCTGGCCCTCACGGAAGTGAGCTTCCGGGTTTACCTATGGGTGGGGGCGCCGGTTTATATCATCTTCTGCGTGGTTCCCGTCGGGGCGGGCAGCTCCGCGATCTCCGTCAATCCCTTGTGGCTCTACGGCGGACTCGCCGCGGTGATGCTTCTGGCGTTCCTCGGGAAATGGCTGGGGAAATCGATGTCGAAATGA